The genomic DNA TATctattattctatttttgttcttatcgGGTGAGGTTTGGCTGTGGGAGAGTGAGGTTTCTTGTGTGATAATCGATCCTAGATTCAACAGCCTGACTtccaccttttcttttttcttttttttctgagTTTATCTTCCTAAATCGCCTTAGAATGAATGGCTTCTAGTTGTCACCTATGTCTTACAAAAACTTAATACACCTCAAGAACTGAAGTCGCCTAGATTTGTTGGGAAACCGATCCCCTCAGAGTAGTTGGCAACCTATAATAGGCTTCTGTGATCTAAAATAGCCAATCGATTACTACTATCTCCTTAGATCTGCACTCGACCACTGATCAGGATTGCCAATGGCCATAAATAACAAGCCCTCAATCCAATTCCAGAACCAAGGATTGTCAGAGTGAGCTTCACTGAATCACTTTAGTCACCTGCAATGACCTAGATTTGGATTTTAGTGCCTCTAATCTGAGTCTTCTTCCTCGATTGCATTGTCTGTTGTTTAGTGATTGCTCAATATCCACTTCCGACCATGCCTTTCTTCTTGCATCAACCACATGTAGCGACCTAGGTCTGTTGGACAGTCGATCGCCTCACAAAAGTCACCTAGGAGAATCAATTGCCTCCCAACAATCGCCTAGGTCAATTAGCCAAGAATTCCTCCTGCTTCACCTTCACAATTCAAACCTAGAGGTGCTTGGCCCACTTTGCCTTCAATTTCTAGTCTAGAATTGATCGAAGGAACTCGCCTCTTGGATTAGCTACTCTGGATCTACTTTGACTCTGGATCGTTTCTGGAAGTCGCCTTGGTCACTTGTTAGAACTTCCAATTATGTTGAATTCATCGGACCCTAGAATTCGCTACTCAATCAATTCATTAGAGTCACCAGACACACCGTCAAAACAACCTGGCCAAGTCACCTTCAAGCCTTCTCAGTCTAGACCTTAATCACTGAAACTTATTTCACTTCaactcgaatcaaaaccatagcCAAGGActgactgctctgataccatttgtcacattcTCAGGGTTACCTAGGATtggttgtatcatatttttttggtacatgagaaaatgtgtttgatgaaaaaccatatgaaaatctcatatttcgaaataagtttttcatatttcaaaacatgcatgattagtgttttgtTGCTAAAggtcaaatgttttaaaaatccaatttttaacatatcatgtttcgaaactatgtttcaatgtttcgaaacatagatctGTAATGTTTCTGTACATATTCGAAATGCTCTTTaatatgtttgaataaattcaattttatgcatcatgtttcaaaacatcagtCTGCCATGTTTCTAAACTTGTTTCGAGATGTATATTGAAAAGGTTTCAAGTTTTGCTTAATCTATATGATGTATTTCAAAATCTATTTGAAAACTAagcttatgtttcgaaacctatttagTATATTTGAAACCTCTGTCAACAGTGTATCCTTgttcaacatgttttgaaacatgtttctaaagtatgtttcaaaacctacttttcatatttcgaaacatctgactctgtcagaagaatttcaaaaatctgtcatgcttttgcactttatttcaaaagctattttaaaaagcctatttttgaaattatacccataccctaatgttcaaaattcagatatgttttaagtgaagaataaaaccaaatcattttgtttttaaagagatgtcttccactcattttatctcttggtgcatatccaactgtaaaggctgtatgtttcaaaacatgttatgtatgtttcgaaacctacgtgtaaaaatgtgttgtttcgaaacctaataagtatatttcgaaacctactttcttatattgtctctaacggttataattagccaaaagtcTATCCTTTTGTTATATACATCagctctttgaagacaagatagctctctctctcaagcatacacaattttacacatctacaagagatttttgccacaagcacaagtgaacaaaGCTCTTCTAACGAACTCTCAAAAAagttcctttcaatcattccttggtgtgcattgtggtacAAACAGGAGAAGCAAGTCAAAACCAAAGCTCTCATTCTTTCAAGCTTtcctcactccataccaataggtttgttataactatttggtaaggtgttttaattacattcaaattgttgggttgtaaaaaataaatgttatttattttgttgtaaggtttgagttgagcccgtaaaaactcagtATGTAAGGTTTTAAGGTGAACCGTGataaaacccttggtgtcattgatcgctagtaaaagtgattgtaatttgcaaatccttcaagtgagTAAGCTTAAAGGTAGTGGAGTAGAcaagtgccgaaccactataaatcttgtgtgtacttgatttctcattccTACTTCTTGTTATCCTTGTTCatgttttttaaaaagaatcatttttgaaaatctaaagaAGTGTTATTATTTACAAATCAGCGAGtactatttcgaaacatacctctgtaggtttcgaaacatactcatctatatttcgaaacatagttaaCAGAAAaattagtttcgaaacatatttcctcaagtttcaaaacatagtatCCTGCAAGCCAAAGTTTTTAAGTTATcgaaaaatttacccaaatcccaattcaccccccccccccccttgggatatacttgccattatatagaactaacagaGTTATGATTGGAATTAGGAGAAAAGTCAGAATGATAGATTTGAAGAAGGGAATGAAATTAGCAAAAAGGGAGAAAGAAGTtagagagggatagagagaattagaaggGGAGGATTTCAATCTCATTTCACATGATATCCCCTCCTCTTATAAGtagcccttttataggcatagctagcTGCTAactgaatttttaaaatcacccatgtgctcctaacaaattacaaaatatctcctaacaaactattataaccCTATTAAAATATTGCtcctctattgctcctaggtCATGACACTAATTTCATAAAACAAGTACATCTTCTACCATAACTCAGTCAAAATGTTATAGAATTCAATTATCGAGTGGTTACCTTGTCTAGTTGTTTGGATTGCTAACTAGATTTCAAAGCATTGAGCAGTGTTCTCCATATTGGAGTAGAGTTCCTGCACTGCCTCCCAAATGTCCTTAACTATTTTATAGAAAAGATAAGTCCTgcctatctttggctccataAAATCAATTAACTAAGCCATTACAATCAAATTCTCGACATCCCAGACTCCATAGGTTGTTGCTTCAGTATCAAGCATAGGGGTGGTACTAGTAAGATATCCCACTTTTCCTTTACCCTTAGTAGCCAACAAAACTTATTAAGACCATTCTTGAAAGTTAGTCCCATTCAACTTATGTTTGAGTAATTTGAAGGGTATGGCTGTCAAGAGAGATTGGAATAGCCGGAACTTGTGTGGTTCTTGTTAGTATAGGAATAGTGGTGGAGGTTTCACTAGCCAATGGGTTACCAGGCATTATGAACACTATAGCCTATTGGATGGAAAGGATAAGGTATTCAGCCACAAGatcgatggctctgataccatgaacaaaacaAATAACCTAAGTAGAAATAACTTAGGTAGGGTTGGAGACTAACAAATCAACTTGTTTCTCCCTTTGTATTGAGTTTGAGATGGATATATATACACGAGCTTGGCCACAGTTGCTCCTAAAATACAGGGATAAAGTACAATAAAACAATTTGAAATATGTTACAGATAGATAGGGTAGAATTTAAACTTGAGTGGCAATTTTATCCTATTTTGAACCACTTTATCTCTTCATCCTCTCATCTCTTGAGTTTCAAATATTCCTTATTACTTCATCATCTCTCAGTTTCTATTCAAAAACAACAATTTGAATTTCCAGTGTTTTTCATCTTATATTCTTCAACATATACTTTAAGAAAACTAAGAAGAGGAAGGTATTGACTAGTGCTGATTGGCTGGCTCTATCACTGATCGCAAATCAACTTATGGATATTGTACTTATGTTTGGGGGAACTTGGTTACTTGGTGCAGTAAGAAGCAAATAGTTGTGGCCTGGAGTAGCGCTAAAGCTAAATTCTGAGCAATGGCTCATGGAATATGCAAAGAAATGTGGTTAAAATGGTTACTTCTTGAACTCAAAATTGCAATAGATGGTCCAATTAACATGTTGTGTGATAATCAAGCTGCTATAAGTATAACTAAGAAGCCAATTCATCGTGATTGAACTAAACATGTGGAGATAGATGGGCActtcataaaagaaaaagttaaaggTGGAACTATCAATATTTCTTACATACCTACTACTCTACAAATTGTGGACATTCTGACCAAGGCTCTACCAAAGACCAAGTTTGAGAATATGAGATCTAAGCTACGCTTACTTAATATTTACAacccaacttgagggggagtgtagaaaaATGTGTATTATACAATCTTGTATTTTTAAGTGTACAGTTTTGTCCCTAGGTGATAGTTTTTTCCAGCCTTACAGTTTTCATGGCATAACTGACTCATAGGGGCAATTACTAAGTtgtaattcatatatatttgtgaGACTCGAATAATAGAAAGCAATTTTTCTATCCAAAACTACAACAACTATTCTTACTTCTAGTTATTTGATCAACCGTATGCCATTCTCTATTTTGAATGGGGTCATTTCTCATACTTTACTTTCTCCTCACAATCCCATCtatcctcccccccccccccccttctttaGCTCAACTTGTTTTGTCTATCTTATTTCCCTTGGTCATGATAAATTGTCTCCTCGCTCCatttaatgtgtatttatgGGCTACTCTCATCTTTGTAGGTACTTTCTCTCTTCTAATGTCACCTTTTTCAAGTCTACCcccttttactcttcttcatcCAATGTCTCATCCTCTTTTCATGAGGTTTTTTTGGTCTCTGATTTCCTCCCTTGCTTCCCCTTCCTATTCCTATTCCTATTCCTATTGTTCCTGTTCCTATTCAAACTTATCAATGTCGTTCTAAGCCACCATTTGTGCCTTTTGTCATCCCTCCACCACCATCTATTGCAAATGTTGTTGTTCCTCTTGATGGTGTCATTCTTCTGTCTCCTTCTAATTTAGTCTATACACCTGTTCACCACGGTACACATTCCATTTAGAATCCATTTATACTTTTGTGAGTTATCATCGTTTATCCTTGTTTATTCTGCTTTTATCTATACTCTTTCTTCTGTCTCTATACCTAATACTAATGCAAAGGCTCTATCTCACCCTGGGTGGCATCATGCTATGAAGGAGATTTATGCCTTGCTAGCTAACACAACCTAGGATCTTGTTCTGCTCCCTCCAAGAAATTAGTACCTCATTTGTTAGCTCAAATAACCAGCTAGCTAATCTTCTTACAAAGGCATTACAAGGCCCATAGCTTGACTACATTTGTACCAAACTATGCACATATGATATGTACCTTGCTTAAAGGGGAGTGTTAGCTTTATTGTATTGTACATGCTTAGACTTGTACATAGTCCATCCTAAGTTGTACCTAGTAGAGTGTATATATACCTAAcacaaatgaataaaatatttaacttttttgtCTCTTTCTCAAAACAATTTCTTACCTTTTAAATCTCACCATTGTTTCATGGGTTTCACTTCTTATCATCTTTCCTCCATTTTGCGATATGAATGTTGAAGATCATAACCTATGTTGAGTGTTTAGGCAATCTAATCATAACCCTATGTTGAGTGTTTagtttctaatttattttatttttatttacattttagagtttagtttttatttatttatttggataattgtaattagagtaTGTATCTTTTAGTTGAATTTCAAACTATAAATAGGCTTAAGATATAATTagaaattatttgttaattttaaataaaagaacTATTGAACACCCCCTTCTAGAAAtctctcctctttctttctctcatggGTTTGCAATTCTTCTTTGCCTATTCTTATCTTCCTCTCCCCCATtttcttctcatcttcttcaatCTACTGCAATCATGTTGCATATCCCACATCACATTCTTCTAGTATAACTTTACAATTCTTATAACACAAGATTTCTTTTTACCTTAAAAAAGAAGTTTATTTGCATAGTTAAACCATTTCATATGTTATCAAATGTTCATCACAGTTCTTTAATATGGTACAATTATGACAATATCATATATCATGACAAAATCTAAAATAGTGTTTCCttcattatttctttctccaaaagCATGGCCTCCATGCACATCTCTATAACCATTCATTTTTTGCCCACATGAATATTCTAGTGACCGGCTATAATAATCTCTCTTCTTTAGTGATTCCTTCCAACAATCCCTGTAAATCCCTTCAAATTTTCCTTTGTCTCTTGTCCCAATCCAATTTATGGCGCATATATACTACCAAAATTTAAAGTACATTCTCCTAGAGTAACTTAACTATGATAATCGTTTCTACCAACCCCTTAACATTCACTACATTATCCTTTAAAATCTTATCCACAAAATCCCTACCCATTTTCTCATATGATTTTCTTTGAGTACCaaagtttataattttatattccaaATCAACAAACATTTTAGCCTTTTTCCCAACCCATCTTGTTTATTAGAGGCAAACAATATTAAATCCTTTCCCAATAATCACCTTCACTATCTCCAAGCTTTCCCATCAAAGTTCTAATATTCCACAATCCAATCCTAAGCTTCTAATTCCAAACTGACTTCTTTATTCACATTCTTCTGTGAAAGTGTGAGAACCATGACAAATTTAGCACTGCATCTAAGAATCGATGTAGTAGCCTTAGCTCATCTTTCACTGCTCAATGATACAACACATTTCTAATAGGGTTACAttacaacagaagaaaaaaataataggataaaatatttggcaatatttcttaattatgtAAACTTCACACATGACAAGTACTCAAATTAAAGTTGTAAAAATGGATACATGCTTTCTTGAGGAGCTTTATCCAAGACTAGATAGAAGGGAATGTTTCTATATTAATAGACATCAATACTTAGTTCAATAGAAACATGTTTATAatatgatttctttttctttcttaaatATAATGCATAAAACATTAATGTGCTACATTATTCAAGTCAAACaaactaacatttttttattaggttTCATAACTGTATAGGAAAATATTAGCCAAAAAAAATGTATAGGGCAATGAGAATCCTCCTTTGTATTTGGTATGAAATGGAGTTACTATGTATAACTATAACCAGAATCACACTAGTGTCCAGCAAAACTTAGGCAGTGCCATCACAAACAACCCTTGAGTTCCCATTAGGGATAACATTAACTTCCACACAGGgaataatatcttttttatttatccaTTTAAGGTTGCATTTGGATAGGGTCACTTGACTCAAATCATttgaaatttagaatttgaaattctaattcattgtttgaatacatttttttcaaaagcATTTGAATGGGGTGGGATCTGGACCCAGAAAATAGAAAagcatttcaaatttcaaattttaaatgatttatGTTGATATCCCTCCATCCAAACACAACTTCAGAGTAAATGGATTCAGGTGCACCACAGCTCCATGACATCAGGCATTAACACAATTGTAATTGGTCCAAATTTCCATCTCCGAGATACAGAAAGATGTGCATGTTGGTTCCATCATCTTTCCTACAACTGTTTGCTTGTGTTGATGCATTGCACAGTctaagaaagaataaaaataagaaaactgacCTGCTTTATTTTCAAATCTCCATTTAAGATTGCTGCCTTTTGGGTCTGAACTTCATGTTTCATTCTCAAAATCTCATCTTCCAATTTCTTAGATTTGGTAACAGCTTCCGCTGACAAAACCTGCTCCTTTTGAAGCTCTTGTTCCAAGGAACCAACTTTTGAAAGCAATGTTTTCAACTCAGTTTCAGTGACTTTTAAGTGTGACTCTGACAATTCTCTTTTTGCGTTGGAAGTATCAAGTTCTGTTTCAGCTGCAATCCTTGCCTCATGGGCCATTGCTAACTGAGTTTGAAGTTCAACTAGCTTCATCTCTACTTCCATTAATTGATTTCTCAATGTATTGACCTGATCTTGACATTCAGTTAGAGCAATCTCTAGTTCcattttttccatttccttcttctctaACTCATGCTCCAGTTCAGATGTCCTACTACTTGCTGCTTCAAGTTCAGCTTTTAAAGAGCTTTTCCCATCATCAGGTTGATCCAATGAGGCTCCTGGGTTGGGCCAATAGCTTCCACTTTCTGTCTCTGGTAATGCTGCAAGCCTTTCCATTTCAAGGAAATCATCCATGAGATCTATCTCAACTGAAGGGACCATAACATCTCTTCCAAGCACCTTATCACTCTTAAATTGATCAAACTCCGCAATTGAGGCAGATGCCCATGAGTCAGAATGGCCAGGCTGACTCTCACTCTGCTCCAAACCACCAATTTTTCTGCTGTCATTCTCAACTGCGAGTAGCCTTTCCCCATTGTCTGATTGGCTATCTGTGAATGAATCAACATAAACCGATGAGGCAGTAACAGACCTGTAATCATTAGTGGTTGATGCTTTGCGATTCATGGCTTTTAACCTACGGCACTCTGCTTCAAGCTTGGCCACTTTCTTTATGCTCTCCAGATGTTGTTTGCTAGCTGTTTCAGCAGCTTGGGTGCTCAAATCCCTCTCAATAATCCTAATCTCTAGCTCCTCAACCCTAGAAAGAAGTTCATGCTTGAGAGCTGAATTTTCTTTCTCTACAGCATCAAGTTTAGGGCCGAGATCAGGATTAACAGAGGTAAGAGCTTCAGCTTTAGTTGCTTGGAGTTGAGACTGGAGCTCAAGAAGCTGACTCTCAAATTCAGACTTTGTAACTTCCCATTCACGGGTTTTCTTGGCAATGGCATCACTGATCTTCTGGTCTTGCTCTTCTCTAGCTTGTCTGAGCTGTCGAACACACTCCTTGAGAGCTCCATCAAGATGTCCAACCCGATCTTCAAGGGCCGAATTCTTCTGACCCGCAGCTTTGAGTTGCTGCTTCAAAGCTAACACTTCACTTTCAGCCTTTTCCCATCCTGCATTTGTAACAGCAATCAGAAAGCCAAATTTATCTTCAAACAAGAAAGTATCTTGAGAGAATGCCAATATGCACTAAGGTCCTACATAATCAAGGTGTATAATCCCAAGAAGCAACTAAAAATCTGagtacaaaacaaataaaagaagtgtACTTATGCTGTAATCTAACCAAAGGAGCTACTTAAAGATAAGACTGGTCATTTGGTGCTCCAGTTTCTTGGAGCATGATAACCACTTCCTACATTATGAGGAACCAGAGAAACAATCGGTACCTGAGACAGCTTCCTCTGTAACTTTTGCATGTTGTTTTACCAAGTCTTCCTTGACCTTGATGTTGAGAAGAGCCGCTGATAGTTTCTCAGTTAAAGTCTTCACAGAACCATGGAGTTCATCATCACCAGGTGCAGCTTTGGATGTGACTTCTGGTGATTGAGTATGATGGTTTGGATATGCCTTTCAGTCATCAAATGCCGAATAAATAAGGGGACAAAAACAGTCTTCAACACATGTTGAACACAAAATCACCATCATCAttatcacaagccttaatcccactaggtgggttgGCTACAAGTTgaacacaaaaaagaaaactgTACAACCTAAATTACATTCATTACTGAGTCATTGGCcaccaaaaatttgaaaatcgaAGGAGAATGCCATtgatttaattatcattttccCTAGTtcatttcctttcagtttttctgctccttttttttttccaagacAGACAATCACACTTCATCTCAACAACAGTTGAGTCAGCACAAACTCCATTTAGGTTGCCAAGCAATTATCCTTCAGTGACTGGTAGTTTAATTCTAGGCAGCCATGAAATGTAAGATTAAGATATCAAAGTGCCCAACGCTTGCACCATGTGCAGAATAAGAAACCCCACAGAAGTTCTCCAATTGCATTTGTTCTCTATTGACATTTTTTTGGGAAATGAAAGCCTGCCTTGTACTCA from Diospyros lotus cultivar Yz01 chromosome 4, ASM1463336v1, whole genome shotgun sequence includes the following:
- the LOC127800704 gene encoding filament-like plant protein isoform X1, which encodes MDRRNWLWRKKSSDKSSGETESSESVSSHSERFYDDQAYPNHHTQSPEVTSKAAPGDDELHGSVKTLTEKLSAALLNIKVKEDLVKQHAKVTEEAVSGWEKAESEVLALKQQLKAAGQKNSALEDRVGHLDGALKECVRQLRQAREEQDQKISDAIAKKTREWEVTKSEFESQLLELQSQLQATKAEALTSVNPDLGPKLDAVEKENSALKHELLSRVEELEIRIIERDLSTQAAETASKQHLESIKKVAKLEAECRRLKAMNRKASTTNDYRSVTASSVYVDSFTDSQSDNGERLLAVENDSRKIGGLEQSESQPGHSDSWASASIAEFDQFKSDKVLGRDVMVPSVEIDLMDDFLEMERLAALPETESGSYWPNPGASLDQPDDGKSSLKAELEAASSRTSELEHELEKKEMEKMELEIALTECQDQVNTLRNQLMEVEMKLVELQTQLAMAHEARIAAETELDTSNAKRELSESHLKVTETELKTLLSKVGSLEQELQKEQVLSAEAVTKSKKLEDEILRMKHEVQTQKAAILNGDLKIKQEKELAVATSKFSECQKTIASLGRQLKSLATLEDLLTGTEKTLELHKEGSQCTEDSPATWKLHPGDLHLQEMDSQAPRNMVSSANQSENGNDVDYLLSGSPVITVEKSQSGFGKLFPRIKQATG
- the LOC127800704 gene encoding filament-like plant protein isoform X2 — encoded protein: MDRRNWLWRKKSSDKSSGETESSESVSSHSERFYDDQAYPNHHTQSPEVTSKAAPGDDELHGSVKTLTEKLSAALLNIKVKEDLVKQHAKVTEEAVSGWEKAESEVLALKQQLKAAGQKNSALEDRVGHLDGALKECVRQLRQAREEQDQKISDAIAKKTREWEVTKSEFESQLLELQSQLQATKAEALTSVNPDLGPKLDAVEKENSALKHELLSRVEELEIRIIERDLSTQAAETASKQHLESIKKVAKLEAECRRLKAMNRKASTTNDYRSVTASSVYVDSFTDSQSDNGERLLAVENDSRKIGGLEQSESQPGHSDSWASASIAEFDQFKSDKVLGRDVMVPSVEIDLMDDFLEMERLAALPETESGSYWPNPGASLDQPDDGKSSLKAELEAASSRTSELEHELEKKEMEKMELEIALTECQDQVNTLRNQLMEVEMKLVELQTQLAMAHEARIAAETELDTSNAKRELSESHLKVTETELKTLLSKVGSLEQELQKEQVLSAEAVTKSKKLEDEILRMKHEVQTQKAAILNGDLKIKQDLSLGKMIGNAEEKGGLY